A region of the Microcystis aeruginosa FD4 genome:
ATTTTCTGGCTCATGTTACCTGTTTGTGTCGCTAAAATTCCTAGCTTTTCCACAAGTGTTAGAATGATGGGCAATCCTAGTTGTAACTTTTCTATAGTTTTTCTTTGAGCGAAAACTTCTCTGGGAGTTCCTTCAATAATTAATTGTCCGTCATCAATGACAAAAATCCAATCAGCCCAGTGATAGACAAAATCTAAATCATGACTTGCTAGGATAATTGTTGTGCCGAGTTGATGAATTTGTTCGAGATATTCTCGTAATTTTTGACTATGACGCGCATCTAGATAAGCCGTGGGTTCATCTAATAAAAGCAAGGTGGGATTCATCACCATTACATCAGCAATTGAAACTTGTTTTTTTTGTCCCAAACTAAGATGATGCACTGGTTCATAAGCTAGGGGAGTTAAAGCAAATTTGTCTAGGGTTGCCCACACACGGTCGATAATTTCCGAGGTAGGTAAGTCTAAATTATTTAAACCATAGGAAATATCTTCTTCCACAGTGGCTGCGACTAACTGATGCTCAGGATTTTGAAAAACTAAGCCAATTTGCTGATGTAAATTTCCCAAAAAAGAGCGGTTATATTGAAAGGGTTTTCCTTGCCAATAAATTATACCTTGCTGGGGTTGATATAAACCACTAGCTAAAAGAAATAAGGTAGTTTTTCCACAACCGTTCTGTCCGATTAAAGCATACTTTTTTCCCACGGAAATTGTAAGATCAAAATTTTTAATA
Encoded here:
- a CDS encoding energy-coupling factor ABC transporter ATP-binding protein, with translation MTQNLLEFQNVSYSYPCLSSRAIKNFDLTISVGKKYALIGQNGCGKTTLFLLASGLYQPQQGIIYWQGKPFQYNRSFLGNLHQQIGLVFQNPEHQLVAATVEEDISYGLNNLDLPTSEIIDRVWATLDKFALTPLAYEPVHHLSLGQKKQVSIADVMVMNPTLLLLDEPTAYLDARHSQKLREYLEQIHQLGTTIILASHDLDFVYHWADWIFVIDDGQLIIEGTPREVFAQRKTIEKLQLGLPIILTLVEKLGILATQTGNMSQKIFEQWQEYLLSK